In one window of Tellurirhabdus rosea DNA:
- a CDS encoding M14 family metallopeptidase — MNTALAQDTAQRLFETHDQYREASLSFRRFKQKDILPLIDSLKADSRFEITQVGESVEKRPIQLIKVGSGPRKVLLWSQMHGDEPTATMALFDLFNWLRQTDEFDGLREQLLRETTLYFVPMLNPDGAERYQRRNALDIDMNRDALRLQSPESRILKNLQQTLKPDFGFNLHDQSTRYSVGHTPRQATISFLATAYDEARNVNPVRERSMQLIIGMNRVLQRFIPGGVGRYSDEFEPRAFGDNIQKWGTTLILIESGGYPNDPEKQYIRKLNYVAILTALESISTDGYKLESRADYTRIPENERYLFDVLIRGVQVMRNGKPYKMDVGINRNEVNVAGATAFQYRSVVEDLGDLSTFFGIEEIDGNGLTLVPGHVHRTPLDSLALVRKLNLDSLYREGVTSFRLTKPTKTPAVVPPVQFLQPGTVASRPAQIGQGATFLLKRGNRIRYVFVNGFWYDAETQKNLLTNGTID, encoded by the coding sequence ATGAATACAGCCCTTGCTCAGGATACCGCTCAACGCCTCTTCGAGACCCACGACCAGTACCGCGAAGCCAGCCTTTCGTTCCGCCGGTTCAAACAGAAAGACATCCTGCCCCTGATCGACAGCCTGAAAGCCGACAGCCGGTTTGAAATAACGCAGGTGGGCGAATCCGTCGAAAAACGGCCAATTCAGTTGATTAAAGTCGGGAGCGGACCCCGGAAAGTGCTGCTTTGGTCGCAGATGCACGGTGACGAGCCGACCGCCACGATGGCCCTGTTCGATCTGTTCAACTGGCTGCGTCAGACCGACGAGTTTGACGGGCTGCGCGAACAACTGCTGCGCGAAACAACGCTGTACTTCGTCCCCATGCTCAACCCCGACGGGGCCGAACGCTACCAGCGCCGCAACGCCCTCGACATCGACATGAACCGGGATGCCCTGCGGCTCCAGTCGCCGGAGTCGCGCATTCTGAAAAACCTCCAGCAGACGCTAAAGCCGGACTTTGGCTTCAACCTCCACGACCAGAGTACCCGCTACAGCGTCGGACACACGCCCAGACAGGCGACGATCTCGTTTCTGGCGACGGCCTACGACGAAGCCCGCAACGTGAATCCGGTTCGGGAACGGTCCATGCAGCTCATCATCGGCATGAACCGGGTATTACAGCGCTTCATTCCGGGCGGTGTGGGGCGGTATTCGGATGAGTTCGAGCCGCGGGCGTTTGGCGACAATATTCAGAAATGGGGCACGACGCTGATCCTCATCGAATCCGGCGGCTACCCGAATGATCCCGAAAAGCAGTACATCCGCAAGCTGAACTATGTCGCCATCCTGACGGCGCTGGAATCCATTTCGACCGACGGCTATAAACTGGAAAGCCGGGCGGACTACACCCGGATTCCGGAAAACGAGCGCTACCTGTTCGACGTCCTGATTCGCGGCGTGCAGGTGATGCGCAACGGGAAGCCGTACAAAATGGACGTGGGCATCAACCGCAACGAGGTAAACGTTGCTGGAGCAACTGCCTTTCAGTACCGCAGCGTGGTGGAAGACCTCGGCGACCTGTCTACGTTTTTCGGCATCGAAGAAATCGACGGCAACGGCCTGACGCTGGTGCCCGGCCATGTCCACCGGACGCCGCTGGACTCGCTGGCGCTGGTCCGGAAACTGAACCTGGATTCGCTTTACCGGGAAGGAGTGACCTCGTTCCGGCTGACCAAACCGACGAAAACACCGGCCGTAGTGCCTCCGGTGCAGTTTCTTCAGCCGGGCACGGTAGCCTCCCGCCCGGCCCAGATCGGACAGGGCGCCACCTTCCTGCTCAAGCGGGGCAACCGCATTCGGTACGTTTTTGTGAACGGATTCTGGTACGATGCAGAAACGCAGAAGAATCTGCTGACGAACGGCACGATTGACTAG
- the crcB gene encoding fluoride efflux transporter CrcB, translated as MAQNSFFLVFLGGGLGSVTRYAVSRYVQPWLGPSFPAGTLLVNVVASLVLGLVAGWMAGRQGGETVRLLVGVGFCGGLSTFSTFSTDTLALLQQGRILSAILNILLNVVLCLLVSWLGFAAGLHKLRSIL; from the coding sequence ATGGCACAAAATTCTTTTTTTCTGGTTTTTCTGGGCGGTGGCCTGGGCAGCGTGACCCGGTACGCCGTCAGCCGGTATGTTCAGCCGTGGCTGGGGCCGTCGTTTCCGGCGGGTACGCTGCTGGTCAACGTGGTGGCCAGTCTGGTGCTGGGGCTGGTGGCGGGCTGGATGGCGGGGCGGCAGGGCGGCGAAACCGTCCGGCTGCTGGTGGGCGTGGGCTTTTGCGGCGGCCTGAGCACCTTTTCGACCTTCAGCACCGATACGCTGGCTCTGCTGCAGCAGGGACGGATTTTGTCGGCTATACTGAATATACTCCTCAACGTCGTTTTGTGTCTGCTGGTCTCGTGGCTGGGTTTTGCCGCCGGGCTGCATAAATTAAGGAGCATTCTATGA
- a CDS encoding APC family permease translates to MTSSEPKSSSALLKLLGVGFGIAVTIGGTIGTGILRRPGTIAQELGDPWLILLVWVLVGLFALLGSLSVIELGTMLPKAGAWYVFARRAFGDFAGFLIGIASWFGSVSAMAFGASVMGEYLALIFPVLSGYVRLIGVGILVAFVAFHWLGVRLASQAQEVMSFLKAVGLLAFVLVCFAYEPDVPLDFSEANKIPVQGSLIVALLAALQSVFYTYDGWHTAAYFTEEDVNPNKNLPRSMMGGVLLIIAIYLLVNLALFHVLPINELAASKLPAADAIQRIYGPASARAVTGLLLISILGIINAQIMFNPRVLFAISRDGLFSRRFATVNAGGTPGAAMLLTAGLSCVMILTGSYGRFSDIASFFFVLCYFSGFASLIRLRQTEPNLPRPFRAWGYPVVTWVLLLASLAFLVGVIIGDQTSSLYAVVFLALSYPAYRLVKRWNA, encoded by the coding sequence ATGACATCTTCTGAGCCCAAATCATCCTCTGCCCTTCTTAAACTTCTCGGCGTCGGCTTCGGCATCGCCGTCACCATCGGCGGCACCATCGGCACCGGCATCCTGCGCCGCCCCGGCACCATTGCTCAGGAACTGGGCGACCCCTGGCTGATTCTGCTGGTGTGGGTGCTGGTCGGACTTTTTGCGTTGCTGGGCTCGCTGTCGGTCATTGAGTTAGGCACCATGCTGCCCAAAGCCGGGGCCTGGTACGTGTTTGCGCGGCGGGCTTTCGGCGACTTTGCCGGGTTTCTGATCGGCATTGCCAGCTGGTTCGGAAGCGTGTCGGCCATGGCCTTTGGGGCTTCCGTCATGGGTGAGTACCTAGCATTGATTTTCCCGGTATTGTCCGGCTACGTCCGGCTCATCGGGGTGGGCATTCTGGTCGCCTTTGTCGCGTTTCACTGGCTGGGTGTACGGCTGGCGAGCCAGGCGCAGGAGGTGATGAGTTTTCTGAAGGCCGTCGGGCTGCTGGCGTTCGTGCTGGTCTGTTTTGCCTACGAACCGGACGTGCCGCTCGATTTTTCGGAAGCCAATAAAATTCCCGTGCAGGGGTCGCTCATTGTGGCGCTGCTGGCGGCTTTGCAGTCTGTTTTCTACACCTACGACGGCTGGCATACGGCCGCTTACTTCACGGAAGAAGACGTAAATCCGAACAAGAACCTGCCCCGCTCGATGATGGGCGGCGTGCTGCTCATTATTGCCATTTACCTGCTGGTCAATCTGGCGCTTTTTCACGTCCTGCCGATCAACGAACTGGCGGCTTCCAAACTGCCCGCCGCCGACGCCATCCAGCGGATTTACGGTCCGGCCAGCGCCCGCGCCGTGACGGGCCTCCTGCTGATTTCCATCCTCGGCATCATCAACGCCCAGATCATGTTCAACCCGCGCGTGCTGTTCGCCATCAGCCGCGACGGGCTTTTCTCCCGGCGATTTGCCACGGTCAACGCCGGAGGAACGCCCGGGGCGGCCATGCTGCTGACGGCCGGGCTGTCGTGCGTGATGATCCTGACGGGTTCCTACGGCCGGTTTTCCGACATCGCTTCGTTTTTCTTTGTCCTCTGCTACTTTTCGGGCTTCGCATCGCTGATTCGTCTGCGGCAGACGGAGCCCAACCTGCCCCGACCGTTCCGGGCGTGGGGCTATCCGGTGGTGACCTGGGTGCTGCTGCTGGCTTCGCTGGCCTTTCTGGTCGGCGTCATCATCGGCGACCAGACCAGCAGCCTGTATGCGGTGGTCTTTCTGGCGCTGAGCTATCCGGCGTATCGTCTGGTAAAACGCTGGAATGCCTAG
- a CDS encoding tetratricopeptide repeat protein — MRYLYLLVCVLTGFSALQAQKVDLDEFSFHASYVQLPRNPLPAELTTYSTEFTSVGVNVRALGYNMADLQNSYFNISGFRKVARGGHFTIKIQIDNPQFGDLKEAPKTETSKGKDGKEVKTTTYAYSYTYYVPMRYVITDYQQNILEEGAVADGSQQQGSFTSYFATQAQLAEYWKNNRNSVLLERWQSFTSQALQNFSNRLNDNFGYVTKNKVPGTLWVLNSSKHPEFEAYQKQYKLIRDAFDGMTPAKGLDPALLQPALDYLESLPKKYPADEKADKKLRYSAYYNLGTIYYWLDEFDKSAAYADALIKNDYDRRDGEVMKNAALSAKARMTANRLSSRHFVRDLSKAEPPALAPPPVEVLAAAQTAEPVKTEQEKASESLYKLQGGLDQLKELVARMEAREKAIREEIKHTDGLIVKYPTDAKLYITRGRLKRNVYDWPGSVADFEKGVSLKPKEAIYHYELGFTAVATGEYDRGVKALDAAIALNPKYTEAYYQKGLALSRANRPVEAIPVFDKAIALRPTYAEALTERGVCREYLLKHADAIQDFDKAIAANPKYAYAYNCRGTSNFGLGKYPEALTDLNKAIELEKYTPNAYANRAIAYLKMGRLEEASKDAEDVVAKNKNFANGYLARALVRVQQKNFQGAIEDARQALTLNHPRPYRVHTALADALAGLGLRDEAIKKYDEALSLMPGYAEAVTGKAQAQQLSSKF, encoded by the coding sequence ATGAGATACCTCTACCTGCTGGTCTGCGTACTGACCGGTTTTTCTGCCCTTCAGGCGCAGAAAGTGGACCTGGACGAATTTTCCTTTCACGCGTCCTATGTGCAGCTTCCCCGCAACCCGCTTCCGGCCGAACTGACGACTTACTCCACAGAATTTACGTCGGTGGGCGTGAACGTCCGGGCGCTGGGCTACAACATGGCGGATTTGCAGAACAGCTATTTCAACATCAGCGGCTTTCGGAAGGTAGCCCGCGGCGGCCATTTTACCATTAAGATTCAGATCGACAATCCGCAATTCGGCGATCTGAAGGAAGCGCCCAAAACGGAAACTTCGAAGGGCAAAGACGGCAAGGAAGTTAAAACGACCACCTACGCCTACAGCTACACCTACTACGTGCCCATGCGGTACGTCATCACCGATTATCAGCAAAACATCCTGGAAGAAGGCGCCGTGGCCGACGGAAGCCAGCAGCAGGGCAGCTTCACGAGTTATTTTGCTACCCAGGCGCAACTGGCCGAGTACTGGAAGAACAACCGCAACTCCGTGCTGCTCGAACGCTGGCAGAGCTTCACGTCCCAGGCTTTGCAGAACTTCAGCAACCGGCTCAACGACAACTTCGGCTACGTGACCAAAAACAAGGTTCCCGGCACTCTCTGGGTACTCAACTCGTCGAAACACCCGGAATTTGAAGCCTACCAGAAGCAGTACAAACTCATCAGGGACGCCTTCGACGGCATGACCCCGGCCAAAGGACTTGACCCCGCCCTGCTCCAGCCCGCCTTGGACTACCTTGAATCCCTGCCCAAAAAATACCCGGCCGACGAGAAAGCCGACAAGAAACTGCGCTACTCAGCTTACTACAACCTCGGCACGATTTATTACTGGCTCGATGAATTCGATAAATCGGCGGCCTACGCCGATGCCCTCATCAAAAACGACTACGACCGGCGCGACGGCGAAGTGATGAAAAACGCGGCCCTGAGCGCCAAAGCCCGGATGACGGCCAACCGCCTGAGCAGCCGGCACTTCGTCCGCGACCTGAGCAAGGCCGAACCGCCCGCGCTGGCTCCGCCGCCGGTGGAAGTGCTGGCCGCCGCCCAGACCGCTGAACCCGTCAAAACAGAGCAGGAAAAAGCCTCCGAGTCGCTGTACAAGCTTCAGGGAGGCCTTGACCAACTGAAAGAGTTGGTTGCCAGGATGGAAGCCCGTGAGAAAGCGATCAGGGAAGAAATCAAACATACCGACGGGCTCATTGTCAAGTACCCGACCGACGCGAAACTGTACATCACCCGCGGGCGGCTCAAGCGCAATGTTTATGACTGGCCGGGTTCCGTAGCGGACTTTGAAAAAGGCGTTTCGCTGAAACCAAAAGAGGCAATTTATCACTACGAACTCGGCTTCACGGCAGTAGCGACGGGCGAATACGACCGGGGCGTTAAAGCCCTCGACGCGGCCATCGCGCTGAATCCGAAGTATACAGAAGCGTATTATCAGAAAGGACTGGCCCTCTCGCGCGCCAATCGGCCGGTCGAAGCCATTCCTGTCTTTGACAAGGCCATTGCCCTGCGACCGACGTACGCCGAAGCCCTCACCGAACGGGGCGTTTGCCGGGAGTATCTGCTGAAACATGCCGATGCCATTCAGGACTTCGACAAAGCCATTGCGGCCAACCCGAAATATGCCTACGCCTACAATTGCCGTGGCACGTCCAACTTCGGTCTGGGTAAATACCCCGAAGCGCTGACGGACCTGAACAAGGCCATTGAACTCGAAAAGTACACGCCCAACGCCTACGCCAACCGCGCCATAGCGTACCTGAAGATGGGCCGTCTGGAGGAAGCCTCTAAAGACGCTGAAGACGTCGTGGCCAAAAACAAGAACTTCGCCAACGGATACCTGGCGCGGGCGCTCGTCCGGGTGCAGCAGAAAAACTTCCAGGGTGCTATCGAGGACGCCCGGCAGGCCCTGACGCTGAACCACCCCCGCCCGTACCGGGTGCATACCGCGCTGGCCGATGCGCTGGCGGGCCTGGGGCTGCGCGACGAAGCCATTAAGAAATACGACGAAGCCCTTTCGCTGATGCCTGGCTACGCGGAAGCCGTGACCGGCAAGGCGCAGGCCCAGCAACTGAGCAGCAAATTTTAA
- a CDS encoding DUF6175 family protein: MRPTLFLFALGSALTLSLTASGQRRAAKAPDPATLPPTPAVAPADTSRNQLATRPTIMVFPFFREGQNLRQVVEDDANNRVVMAKVKEAFDKRGYSTLDYLSKVRNLNVSDVLTGDTKSDLKSQLIQSSGADICVEVEYRYTESPTGNEVSVVLNAYESSTSSSLSNKVGSSGKFYSQDVAKLTSRAADPILDDFLNVMQQKFTDIVQNGRYLSLEVGLAEGSDLTMNTEVGADGLALSDALEVWIGEHTKSYHILGVSALKTTFDVLRVPRLDPQGRPLTTTRYALDILRFCNSLYTTKKPDRKLKTSRLVKGNTIFITLQ, translated from the coding sequence ATGCGTCCGACACTTTTTCTTTTCGCCCTCGGCAGCGCCCTGACGTTGTCCCTGACGGCTTCCGGCCAGCGCCGGGCCGCCAAAGCGCCGGACCCAGCTACCCTGCCGCCGACCCCGGCGGTCGCTCCGGCCGATACGTCCCGAAACCAGCTTGCCACCCGCCCGACCATCATGGTGTTTCCCTTTTTCCGGGAAGGCCAGAACCTGCGTCAGGTCGTGGAAGACGATGCCAACAACCGCGTCGTGATGGCCAAAGTCAAAGAGGCGTTCGACAAGCGGGGGTATTCTACGCTGGATTACCTTTCCAAAGTCCGGAACCTGAACGTCAGCGACGTGCTGACCGGCGACACCAAAAGCGACCTCAAATCGCAGCTGATTCAGTCGTCGGGGGCGGATATCTGCGTGGAGGTGGAATACCGGTACACCGAAAGTCCGACGGGTAACGAAGTGAGCGTGGTGCTGAATGCCTACGAATCCAGCACGTCTTCCTCGCTTTCCAACAAGGTCGGCAGCAGCGGCAAATTCTATTCGCAGGACGTTGCCAAACTCACCAGCCGGGCCGCTGATCCGATTCTGGACGATTTTCTGAACGTGATGCAGCAGAAGTTTACCGACATCGTGCAGAACGGCCGCTACCTGAGCCTGGAAGTAGGTCTGGCTGAAGGCAGCGACCTGACCATGAACACCGAAGTCGGGGCGGACGGGCTCGCGCTGTCGGATGCCCTCGAAGTCTGGATCGGCGAGCATACCAAAAGCTACCACATTCTCGGCGTCAGTGCGCTCAAAACCACCTTCGACGTGCTGCGGGTGCCGCGCCTCGACCCGCAGGGCCGCCCGCTGACGACCACCCGGTACGCGCTGGACATCCTCCGGTTCTGCAACAGCCTTTACACCACCAAAAAGCCCGACCGCAAGCTGAAAACCAGCCGCCTCGTCAAGGGCAATACCATCTTCATTACCTTACAATAA
- a CDS encoding CsgG/HfaB family protein: MRTYFGLFLLFLLPLTGFGQERDVIGISPFSYASYIEAKYVGEITEAVSNEFVKAKRFTIVDRTKLAAVTSERELQKSEEFIDSRVIAQGKSIGARYIVTGHLASIGTSNYFSAELKRYIYSAKIAFSLKIIDVETGEVVHAETFGKGTAAGSTGGGFFSATRCDQPGSGSSTEQAIRDAIANIGCAVDRWIKVAFPVMVSIVEVQEMHKRKGAQTVLLAAGKMYGLSRYKKLKVIELVKVTVDGKELTRQKEVGILSVQKVEDDNFSICDVIDGGETIAEKLGQKTPLKVVIQ; this comes from the coding sequence ATGCGTACTTATTTCGGGCTGTTCCTTCTGTTTCTCCTCCCGCTGACCGGCTTCGGTCAGGAACGGGACGTTATCGGTATTTCTCCGTTCAGTTATGCGTCGTATATCGAGGCCAAATACGTGGGCGAGATTACGGAGGCCGTTTCCAACGAATTTGTCAAAGCCAAACGCTTCACCATCGTTGACCGTACCAAACTCGCCGCGGTGACTAGCGAACGGGAACTTCAGAAAAGCGAAGAGTTCATCGACAGCCGCGTCATTGCCCAGGGCAAAAGCATCGGTGCCCGCTACATCGTGACGGGTCATCTGGCATCCATCGGCACCAGCAATTACTTTTCGGCTGAACTGAAACGGTATATTTATTCGGCTAAAATCGCTTTTTCGCTCAAAATCATTGATGTAGAAACCGGCGAAGTGGTCCATGCCGAAACGTTTGGCAAAGGCACTGCCGCCGGCAGTACGGGCGGCGGATTCTTCTCGGCCACCCGCTGCGACCAGCCCGGCTCGGGGTCATCCACCGAACAGGCCATCCGCGACGCCATCGCCAACATTGGCTGCGCCGTGGACCGCTGGATTAAAGTGGCGTTTCCGGTGATGGTCAGCATCGTGGAAGTGCAGGAAATGCACAAGCGGAAAGGCGCGCAGACGGTCCTGCTGGCGGCGGGGAAGATGTACGGCCTGAGCCGGTACAAAAAATTAAAAGTGATTGAACTCGTGAAAGTTACCGTCGACGGCAAGGAACTCACCCGGCAGAAGGAAGTGGGCATTCTGTCGGTGCAGAAGGTGGAAGACGATAATTTCTCGATCTGCGACGTCATCGACGGCGGCGAGACTATTGCCGAAAAACTGGGCCAGAAAACGCCGTTAAAAGTTGTCATTCAATAA
- a CDS encoding D-alanyl-D-alanine carboxypeptidase/D-alanyl-D-alanine-endopeptidase, with translation MRTVLYLFLFAFLTGCAAYRPVKRDLARNPLYTDHFTGFALYDWEKQQTVVQHNADKYFTPASNTKLFSLYAGLVSLKDSVPALRYQQRGDSLIIWGTGNAAFLNPDLTDTAALAFLRNRPERIFLSAANYSGPRFGSGWAWDDYNDDYSAEVTPFPIFGNVVRFSVADRVTRVNASPALFRDSLVAGDPRSTGIQRDEFGNRFRQGAVLKPGVRDVPFRWSPELAAQLLADTLNRPVGVANLPLNRAARTFYSIPADSLYKRMMLVSDNLLAEHLVLLAANGRDTLNTKASIRFIVKNHLKDLPDRPVWVDGSGLSRYNLFTPRSIVVLLQKIYRTVPQDRLFNILSAGGRTGNLRSGYKADKPFIYAKSGSMSGVYNLSGYLITRKGKLMLFSMMHNNFTATVSEMRKRTEAFLTELHQRY, from the coding sequence ATGAGAACCGTCTTGTACCTCTTCCTTTTTGCCTTTCTGACCGGCTGCGCCGCTTACCGTCCCGTCAAACGCGACCTGGCCCGAAACCCGCTGTACACCGACCACTTCACCGGGTTTGCGCTCTACGACTGGGAAAAGCAGCAAACCGTCGTGCAGCACAACGCCGACAAGTATTTCACGCCCGCTTCCAACACCAAACTGTTCAGTCTTTACGCCGGACTGGTGTCGCTCAAAGACTCGGTTCCGGCCCTGCGTTACCAGCAGCGGGGCGATTCGCTTATTATCTGGGGAACAGGCAACGCTGCTTTTCTGAACCCCGACCTGACCGACACGGCCGCCCTGGCGTTTCTGCGGAACCGGCCCGAACGGATTTTTCTGTCGGCGGCCAATTACAGCGGCCCGCGTTTCGGCTCCGGCTGGGCCTGGGATGATTACAATGATGATTATTCGGCCGAAGTGACGCCCTTTCCGATTTTCGGGAACGTGGTCCGGTTTTCCGTGGCGGACCGGGTGACGCGGGTGAACGCCTCTCCGGCGCTTTTCCGGGATAGTCTGGTGGCGGGCGACCCCCGGAGTACCGGTATCCAGCGGGATGAGTTCGGCAACCGGTTCCGGCAGGGAGCCGTACTGAAGCCGGGGGTGAGGGACGTACCCTTCCGCTGGTCGCCGGAGCTGGCCGCCCAACTGCTGGCCGATACGCTGAACCGGCCCGTCGGGGTGGCAAATCTTCCGCTGAACCGGGCGGCCCGGACCTTCTACAGCATTCCCGCCGATTCGCTTTACAAACGCATGATGCTGGTGAGCGACAACCTGCTGGCGGAACACCTCGTGCTGCTGGCCGCCAACGGCCGCGACACCCTAAACACGAAGGCGAGCATCCGGTTCATTGTCAAAAATCACCTGAAAGACCTGCCCGACCGGCCGGTCTGGGTCGATGGCTCGGGACTGTCGCGGTACAATCTCTTTACGCCGCGGTCGATTGTGGTGCTGCTGCAGAAAATCTACCGGACCGTGCCGCAGGACCGTCTTTTCAACATTCTATCAGCGGGAGGCCGAACGGGCAACCTGCGCAGCGGGTACAAGGCCGACAAACCGTTTATTTATGCCAAATCGGGGTCCATGAGCGGCGTGTACAACCTCAGCGGCTATCTGATCACCCGGAAAGGAAAGCTGATGCTGTTCAGCATGATGCACAACAACTTTACGGCGACCGTTTCCGAGATGCGGAAGCGCACCGAAGCGTTCCTGACGGAGCTTCACCAGCGGTACTAG